In Isoptericola variabilis 225, the genomic window TGCCGCGGGTGGCGGCGCGTGCGGGCCGCGGCGGTGCGGTCCAAGGGTCGATCATGCCACCTCGGTCCGCGGCGCCCGAACGGTTTCCTCGGCCTCCCGAAGGCCCTGGTCAGCGGGACGTGTTCGACCTCCGAGACCGGATCGTGACATCCTTCCGGGTGCGTCGTGCGTGGTTCACCCCTGCCCGGCGCACCGACCCGAGAGGGAGGAGTCCCGATGTCCGGCACCGTGCCGCCCCCGCCGCCGCCCCCGCCCGGCCCCGCACCGGAGCCCGAGGGCGCGCCGGTGTCCGGCGTGCCGCCACGGGTGTCGCGCGTCCCGTCGGCGTACCGCATGCCGCCGTCGGTGAGCCCGTCGCGCTCGGGCGAGGTGCCGGTCCAGAGCGTGCCCGCGCCCGGGCCCGCTCCGACCGTCGCGCTCACCCCGGCCTCGTACCCCACGGCGGCCCGGTACCCGGCAGCGCCGACGACGGCGCACGCGCCGGTCCCCCCGGCGCCCGAGCCGGTCACGCCCACGTCGCCGTCGTCGCCCGCCGAGGCGCCGACGCAGGCCTGGTCCGCGCAGCCTGCGGCGTACCCGACCCAGGCCTACGCGCCGCAGGCCTACGCGCCCCGGCAGCCGGCGCAGGGCGACTGGTGGGGCGACCAGTGGAACGGCGCCCCCGCGCAGCAGCCGCAGCAGATCCCGCCGGGCGGCTACCAGCCGCCGGCGCACCACGCGTACGCCGCGGCCCCGGCCGCGACGGCCGCGGCGCCCGCCGTCGCGCCGGCCGGGGCGGGCGACGGCACCGGCGGCACCTCCCGCCGGCGCAAGGGCGGCCTGACGCCGGGCTGGATCGCGTTCATCGCGGTCGACGCGCTCCTGCTCATCGTCGCCGTCGTCTTCGCGGTCCAGATCTTCGCCGGGGGCGGCGGTGCGCCCACGGACGAGGCCGAGGCCGGCGCCGGCGCGGGCGCGCAGGCCACGCAGGAGGCCGGCGAGGACGCCCAGGGCACCGAGGACGACGCGGCCGCCGACGAGCTGCCGGCGGGCGAGGTCCTCGCCGAGTTCGCCTCGCCGTCGCGCAACATCACGTGCCAGATCACCACCGCGGGCGCCTCGTGCGGCATCGCCGAGCTCGACCAGCAGCCGGCCCCGGTCGAGGGCTGCGACGGCACCACGGGCTACGTCGTCGCGATCGACGGCGAGGGCAGGGTCTCGCTGCCGTGCGTCCCGTCGTCGGACCAGCCGCAGAAGGCCGGCGACGGGACGAGCGTCCTCGAGTACGGCCAGTCCGTCACCGAGGGCGACTACACGTGCTCGAGCGCCGAGACCGGGATGTCGTGCACGTACGACCCCAGCGGCCGCGGGTTCTCGCTCGCCCGGGCGGGCATCGGCACGTTCTGACGCCGCCCGGGCGAGCGTGGCGGGTCACCAGATCCGCACGCGCTCCTCGGGCGCCAGGTACAGCGCGTCCCCGGGCGCGACGTCGTACGCCGCGTAGAACTCGTCGACGTTGCGCACGACGCCGTTGCACCGGAACTCGTTGGGCGAGTGCGGGTCGGTGGCGAGGCGCCGCACGATCTCCTCGTCGCGGCCCTTCGCCCGCCACACCTGGGCCCAGCCGAGGAAGACGCGCTGCAGGCCCGTCAGGCCGTCGACGACCGGCGCCTCCTCGAGCGGGCGGCCGAGCGCGATGCGGTAGGCCGTGATCGCGATCGACAGGCCGCCGAGGTCGCCGATGTTCTCGCCGACCGTCAGCGCGCCGTTGACGTGCGGGCCGTCCTCGGGCAGCTGCGCCGGGCGGTAGGCGGCGTACTGGTCGATCAGCGCCTTCGTGCGCGTCTCGAACTCGGCCCGGTCCTCGGCGGTCCACCAGTCCTCGAGCCGCCCGTCGCCGTCGTACTTCGAGCCCTGGTCGTCGAAGCCGTGGCCGATCTCGTGCCCGATGACCGCGCCGATGCCGCCGTAGTTGACGGCGTCGTCGGCCTCGGGGTCGAAGAACGGGGGCTGGAGGATCGCCGCGGGGAAGACGATCTCGTTCATGCCGGGGTTGTAGTAGGCGTTGACCGTCTGCGGGGTCATGAACCACTCGTCGCGGTCGAGCGGCCGGCCGATCTTGCCGAGCTCGTAGTCCTGGTCGAACGCGTTGGAGCGGCGCACGTTGCCTACGAGGTCGTCCGCCTCGACGACGAGGCCCGAGTAGTCGCGCCACTTGTCGGGGTAGCCCACCTTGGGGGTGAACTTCTCGAGCTTGGCGAGGGCCTTGGCCTTGGTCTCCTCGGTCATCCAGTCGAGCTTCGTGATCGACTCGCGGTACGCGGCGACGAGGTTGCCGACGAGCGTGTCCATGCGCTCCTTGTGCGACGGCGGGAAGTGCCGCGCGACGTACTCCTGGCCGACGGCCTCGCCGAGCGCGCCCTCGACGAGCGACACGCCGCGCTTCCAGCGCTCGCGCACCTCCTGCGCGCCCGAGAGCACCCGGCCGTAGAAGTCGAAGTTCGCCTCGACGATCTCGTCCGTCAGGTACGGCGCCCGGGCGGTGATCAGGTGGAACACCATCCACAGCTGCCAGTCGGCGAGCGGCTCGGACGCCCACAGCTCCGCGAAGCCGCGCGCGTAGTCGGGCTCGCGCACCACGACGTCGTCGAACGCGCCCTCGGGCGCGCCGAGCGCCGTGACCCACGCGCGCCAGTCGAACCCGGGAGCGGACTCGGCGAGCGCGGCGAGCGACATGGGGTTGTAGGTCAGCGTCGCGTCGCGGTCGCGCACGACGTCCCAGTGGTGGCGCGCGAGCTTCGTCTCGAGCGCGACGACACGCTCGGCCGCCTCCTGCGGCGTCGTGCCCCACGACTCCTGCGAGACGCCCGCGATCGCGAGCATGCGCGCCACGTGCGGCGTGTACTTCTCGCGCACGGGCGCGTACCGGTCCTCCCGGTAGTACGCCTCGTCGGGCAGGCCGAGGCCGCTCTGGACCAGGTAGACGACGTAGCGCTCGGGGTCCTTGGCGTCGTTGTCGACCCAGAACCGCAGCGCGGCCGCCCCGCCCGTGCGCTGCAGCGCGCCGAGGACGCCGGTGAGCTCGGCCTGCGTCGTCGCGCCGCGCACGAGCGCCAGGTCGGGCTCGAGCGGCGTCGTGCCGAGCGCCTCGATGCGCTCGGTGTCCATGAAGCTCGCGTACAGGGCGCCGATCTGCGCCTGGACGCCCGTGGCCTCGCCGCGCTCGATCGCGGCGGCGGCGTCGGTGATGATGTCGCGGACCTGCTCCTCGGCGGCGTCGTGCAGCGCGCGGAACGCGCCGTCCATCGCGCGGTCCGCCGGGATCTCGTGCGTCGCGAGCCAGCGGCCGTTGACGTGGCGGAAGAGGTCGTCCTGCGGGCGGACGTCCGGGTCGAGGGCGGACAGGTCGATCCCGGACCGCAGCCCGGTCGCTTCGGCAGTCATGGCGCCAGACTACGGGTCGGCGCCGACGGGCGTGAGACCGTGCGCGGGGTGCGCCGACGGTGGGGGAGAATGGCGCCCATGCGTCTGCACATCGCCGCCGATCACGCCGGATACGAGCTCAAGACCCACCTGGTCGAGCACCTGCGCGCCGCGGGTCACGACGTCGTCGACCACGGTGCCCACGAGTACGACCCGCAGGACGACTACCCCTCGTTCTGCATCTCCGCGGGGGAGGCCGTCGTGGCCGAGCCCGGGTCGCTCGGCATCGTCATCGGCGGGTCGGGCAACGGCGAGCAGATCGCCGCCAACAAGGTCACGGGCGTGCGTGCGGTCCTCGCGTGGTCGCTCGAGACGGCGCGGCTCGGCCGCCAGCACAACGACGCCAACGTCATCGCGGTCGGCGGTCGGATGCACTCCCTCGAGGAGGCGACGAGCTTCGTCGAGGCGTTCGTCGCCGAGCCGTTCAGCGGCGACGCGCGGCACCAGCGCCGCATCGACCAGCTCGCGCAGTACGAGGCGACGCGCCCGGCGCCCACCGCCTGACGTGCCCGAGGGCCA contains:
- a CDS encoding ribose-5-phosphate isomerase; protein product: MRLHIAADHAGYELKTHLVEHLRAAGHDVVDHGAHEYDPQDDYPSFCISAGEAVVAEPGSLGIVIGGSGNGEQIAANKVTGVRAVLAWSLETARLGRQHNDANVIAVGGRMHSLEEATSFVEAFVAEPFSGDARHQRRIDQLAQYEATRPAPTA
- a CDS encoding M13 family metallopeptidase; amino-acid sequence: MTAEATGLRSGIDLSALDPDVRPQDDLFRHVNGRWLATHEIPADRAMDGAFRALHDAAEEQVRDIITDAAAAIERGEATGVQAQIGALYASFMDTERIEALGTTPLEPDLALVRGATTQAELTGVLGALQRTGGAAALRFWVDNDAKDPERYVVYLVQSGLGLPDEAYYREDRYAPVREKYTPHVARMLAIAGVSQESWGTTPQEAAERVVALETKLARHHWDVVRDRDATLTYNPMSLAALAESAPGFDWRAWVTALGAPEGAFDDVVVREPDYARGFAELWASEPLADWQLWMVFHLITARAPYLTDEIVEANFDFYGRVLSGAQEVRERWKRGVSLVEGALGEAVGQEYVARHFPPSHKERMDTLVGNLVAAYRESITKLDWMTEETKAKALAKLEKFTPKVGYPDKWRDYSGLVVEADDLVGNVRRSNAFDQDYELGKIGRPLDRDEWFMTPQTVNAYYNPGMNEIVFPAAILQPPFFDPEADDAVNYGGIGAVIGHEIGHGFDDQGSKYDGDGRLEDWWTAEDRAEFETRTKALIDQYAAYRPAQLPEDGPHVNGALTVGENIGDLGGLSIAITAYRIALGRPLEEAPVVDGLTGLQRVFLGWAQVWRAKGRDEEIVRRLATDPHSPNEFRCNGVVRNVDEFYAAYDVAPGDALYLAPEERVRIW